The bacterium genomic interval ACCTGAACGACGCCGGGAATGGCAAACAGGCCGGCTGCCAGCGGATTACCTACGGCCTCCTCCGCTGAGCGGAACGTCTGGCTGCGGCCATGGGTCAACCTTCGGCCGACCACGAACTTCAGGGCGTTCGTGTTGGGTGTAGGCAGGACCATCAAATTCAGCGGATCGCTCACTTCGGTCTCCTTG includes:
- a CDS encoding NifU N-terminal domain-containing protein, encoding MSDPLNLMVLPTPNTNALKFVVGRRLTHGRSQTFRSAEEAVGNPLAAGLFAIPGVVQVFVLNDFVTVTRDPAAAWESIAGRAEITIREYLAGS